The proteins below are encoded in one region of Gopherus flavomarginatus isolate rGopFla2 chromosome 12, rGopFla2.mat.asm, whole genome shotgun sequence:
- the TCF19 gene encoding transcription factor 19 has translation MPSEALPCFQLLRMGPACPGDDPNRDLHTFRPAGPHCTYRLGRRAEVCDVPLVSECNPGLVSRVHAEIHAERDPHSTAGEWRVCLVDCSTHGTYVNAVRVPRGQRLELSDGDLVTFGHPDPVPEGCALAPPPGDSEFCFLFQKVQVQPQDFAAITAPKAPWPLPCGFKPVLPGGNHRIRPLARPVGPSCPSRPKATLILSSIGSISKLKPEPLTFTLSRGPRSEPTARPGASRNRRKSAHTLLPELEDEVTRLDEEQWPCEPDGYSCQSPLRRAPKGAGSGRAQPDERLKVQVTPSGKRRGRPRKHPLRDTCQVFSQTLLAAEPCAAPRCRLPQDETVQWVQCDGCDAWFHVACVGCSYSAVQEADFRCGGCCT, from the exons ATGCCGTCTGAGGCTCTGccctgcttccagctgctgcggATGGGCCCAGCCTGCCCGGGGGATGACCCGAACCGGGACCTGCACACTTTCCggccagccgggccacactgCACCTACCGGCTGGGGCGCCGGGCCGAGGTCTGCGATGTCCCCCTAGTGTCGGAGTGCAACCCGGGGCTGGTGTCCCGCGTCCATGCTGAGATCCATGCTGAGAGGGACCCGCACAGCACCGCCGGGGAGTGGCGGGTCTGCCTGGTGGATTGCAGCACCCACG gcaCCTACGTCAATGCAGTGCGGGTGCCCCGGGGCCAGCGCCTGGAGCTGAGCGACGGAGACCTGGTCACCTTCGGCCACCCGGACCCTGTGCCCGAGGGCTGCGCCCTGGCGCCCCCGCCTGGCGACTCGGAGTTCTGCTTCCTCTTCCAGAAGGTGCAGGTGCAGCCCCAGGATTTCGCCGCCATCACGGCCCCCAAGGCCCCCTGGCCACTCCCCTGCGGCTTCAAACCCGTGCTGCCCGGCGGCAACCATCGCATCCGGCCGCTAGCCCGGCCGGTGGGGCCCTCCTGCCCTTCCCGCCCAAAGGCCACCCTGATCCTCAGCTCCATCGGCAGCATCAGCAAGCTCAAACCGGAGCCACTGACTTTCACCCTGAGCCGGGGCCCAAGGTCAGAGCCGACCGCCCGGCCCGGGGCCTCCAGGAACCGTCGGAAGTCGGCCCACACGCTGCTCCCTGAGCTGGAGGATGAGGTGACCCGGCTGGACGAGGAGCAGTGGCCTTGTGAGCCGGACGGATACAGCTGCCAGAGCCCGCTGCGGAGGGCGCcgaagggggcggggagcggcaGGGCGCAGCCGGACGAGCGACTGAAGGTCCAGGTCACGCCAAGCGG GAAGCGGCGGGGGCGGCCGCGGAAGCACCCACTGCGTGACACCTGCCAGGTGTTCTCGCAGACGCTGCTGGCAGCAGAGCCCTGCGCAGCCCCGCGCTGCCGCCTGCCCCAGGACGAGACGGTGCAGTGGGTGCAGTGCGACGGCTGCGACGCCTGGTTCCATGTGGCCTGCGTGGGCTGCAGCTACAGTGCCGTCCAGGAGGCCGACTTCCGCTGCGGGGGCTGCTGCACGTAG